AAGATATCTCTTAATCCAACTGCAAATTTTAATTCGGTTGCCAGTTTAAAGTATGGTAGGTAAAAATCAATTCCTGCTCCTAATTCTAAATAAAAATCGCTAGTATTTAAGCGTACTAACATATTATTATCTGGATCTAAAGCATCTTGCGACTGCACATCGATTTTATAGCTGGCACCACCAATTAAATATGGACGATAATTATTCAACCTACGTGCCCGATATTTGAGCATAAGTGGCAAATTAACCAATACCGACTCAACAGTAACTTCTTTTTCAGGTAAATTAGAATATTTAATTGTTCGTTCACCAAACTCTAGTCCGGGTAAAAACCTTAAAGACCAATTTTCATGTAAACGAAGGTCGGATACAATTCCAACAGAAAATCCTGGCGAAAAAGTAACTTGCTCTGCTCTGGCATCGGTTCTACCTGAATTATACAAAGCAAAGTCCATATTATTTAACGCTAAGGTAAAGCCAAAGTGTAACCATTTCTGATCAACTTTCTGATAATTTAGAATACTTTCAGGCTTATATCTACTTTGGGAAAAAACAGATGTCAGGCTAAATAAGCACAATAATATTAAGAGTATTTTCTTCAAACTGGAGAATTTAATTTTATATAATAACCCAAAAAGCTAAGTTTTATTGTTCTGATTTTGTTCCCATATAAATTGAGGCGATACCAAAACTCAATTTAATTTGTTTTGTTTCTACAAAACCACATCTTTTATATATCTTAAGAAAAGCCTCACCATCAGGAAATGCATCAACAGACTCGGGCAAATAAGTATAGGCTGAAGCATCTTTAGAAACCAATTTACCCCAAAATGGTAAAATCCTAAAAAAATAAAAATTATATATCTGTTTAACAGGAAAATTTCGAGGCTTTGAAAATTCCAGAACAACAACTTTTCCTCCAGGCCTTACTACTCGATTCATTTCCTGTAATCCCTTTTCGAGATTTTCGAAATTACGAACTCCAAAAGCTACGGTAATTGCATCAAAAGAATTGTCTTTAAACTGAATATTTTCAGAGTCTCCTTCAAACAATTCAATTTTATGCGATAGATTCTTTTTTGCTATTTTTGTTCTTCCTACGGCTAACATTTCAGTAGAAATATCAATACCTATTACCTTATCGGGATTTAATTTCAGATTGGCTAAGGCAAAATCTCCTGTTCCTGTAGCAATATCTAAAATTCTTTTAGGTTGCAAGGGCTTTAGTAATTTTACAGCCTTTCTTCTCCATAATTTATCAATTCCCATCGAAAGCAGATGGTTTAACAAATCGTATTTTCTGGCTATATTATTGAACATCAAGGCCACTTGAGCCTTCTTTCCTTTATCTAAATCTTTATATGGATTTACCACGGATAAATTTTAAATAGTTTCTAAAAAAATATGCGATCGTGAAAAGTATACACACGAGCGCACAAATATAATGAATGAAAAATAAAGAATGTGTAATTTAAATCATTTATCCTACTGTATTATTTCTATAAACCTTCTTGTACTCATCTATATATCCGTAAGAAATATCATCGATACGAAGTTCTCTTTTAGTTACATGACCTAAGGTTGAAAAAGACAATCCACTTTCCATCATCATATCAACAAAATCGTCTTCATTTTCCATAGAAACCGACACAACAACTCTTCCCTGAGATTCTCCAAACAAAAATGCATCTTTTCTAATTTCGGCAGGCGATGTAATGTCAAAACCTAAACCTAATGGCATTGCCGACTCTATTAGGTTAAAAAACAAACCTCCTCTTTCAACACTATGTGCCGAGCAAATTAGTTTTGATTTAATTAATTTTTCAATAATTGCATTAATCTCTTTTTCTTCTTCTATATTGAATGAAGGAATACCCACTTCACATTTATTATGGTAAGAACATAAGTACTCCGATCCTGCGATATCATTTCTTGATTTTCCAATAATAAAAATCATTTCGCCTTTATTTCTAAACATGTACGACATGTGATTTTCCCTTACAGGTAAAATTCCCATCATGGCAATTACAGGAGTAGGCTTAATAGGCTTTCTCTTTCCAAGAACTGAACTTTCGTTGTAGAAACTTACATTTCCACCAACAACCGGAATATTAAACAACTTACTTGCGGTAGCTATTCCATTTACTGTTTCAACAAATTGTGAATGCACATCTTCTTCTAATGGGCTTCCAAAATTCAAGCAATCATTTAAAGCTAATGGCTTACCTCCTGAGCAAATAATTCGTCGAACCGCTCTTGCCACATTAATTTGCGCTCCAATATTAGGATTATTATGCGAGTAAATTGAATTTCCCGATGCAGTAAAGCACAAGGTTTTATCCTTCGAACCTAAATTTGTAATTTGAGCATCGGAAGGTGAGTTGTGCCTATCTTCCATAAATCCTTGCAGATATTCCTTAACCACAAGATTAGGATTATTAACCATTTTATTAATTACTTTCCAATAATTATCAGGTTCTGGTATATTCTCCATGTAATCAATACTAGTTTCTTTTTGTTCGGAATAAAATTTCCTGTCGGTTTGAGGAGCACCAAATCCCATTATTAAATCTCTGTTTACAATTTCGGCTATAAGCTTAGAGTTTTCGAATATTCTGATATTTTCATTCTTGGTAATAGATCCAATTTCTTCGCATAAAATATTTCTTTTTGCGAATGCCTTTTTAACTAAATCTTTTTGTTCTTTCTCAACCACCAACATAAGTCTTTCCTGAGTACGAGATAATAATACCTGCTCAATACTCATTCCCTCTTGGCTTAGAGGAATATTATTTAAATTGATATCGACACCCATTTTTGCATTAGCACTAATTATCGAGCAAGAACTAATAACACCAGCCATATCCATGTTTTCAACGCGAACAAGAGCGTCTTTCTCGTTAAGTTCCAGAACAGCCTCTATTAGTAAATTCCCTAAAACCGGATTACCTTTTGGTATAGAGAAACTTTCATCTTGACCATAAACCCCTTCGGAACCAGTTGGATTACCTACTATAAAAATTGAATGCCCAGCTTCAAGTTTACGTTTATACAACAATTTATCTTTGTGTATTAAGCCAGCAATCATAATATTAACCAGAGGATTTGTATCATAAGAAGAGTTATAAAACACTTCGCTACCAATCTCTTCGGCATATACTTTTTTCGAATAATCATGAATTCCTTTTGTGATCTCATCCATCAACCATTTTGTTCTATCTAAAGATGCCTCGCCAAATCGTAAGGAACTAAGTACGACCATAGGCTTAGCTCCTAAAGAAACTACATCTCTGCATACATCACCAACACAAGTGGCAGCTCCTTGGTAAGGATCAATTCCTGACGGATGATTATGAGTTCCCATTTTAAAGACACAACACTCTTCATTTCCTAAATCAACAACTCCAGCACTCGATTCTCTTGCTCCGGAAATTATATTTTCTCCTTTGTTGGGTAGGATATTAATCCATTTAGATGAGCTTTTATAAGAAACATTCTCGGACCATAAAACAGCGTATATTTTTAATTCCAATAAATTTGGAGTTCGCCCTAGATTGTCTGTTATTTTATTGTATAAATCTTTATTAATTCCTATGTCTTCTGCCAGTTGAATTGAAACATCTTGATTTTCCATAGTTCAAAATTTGTGGTGATGAATAATTTAAATTTAAAAAAAATAAGATAGGAACACGAATTATCACCTTAGTTTTTACCTTTACTAAGCGAATTAATTAAGAGTAAAAATAAATACACATAAAATAAGAATATATTAATAATCAGGATTAACAAAATGAATAAAATAGCCTTTATAACCGGAGCAACTGCTGGTATTGGAGAAGCATGTGCCCTTAAACTTGCCAAAAATGGATTTGACCTTATTATATCGGGGCGAAGAGAAAAAAAACTTCTTAGTTTGGAAGAAAAATTAATTTCGGAAAACCAATGCAAAGTACATAGTTTGGTATTAGATGTTCGAAATCAGGACGAAGTAAATAATAAAATAAAATCACTACCTAAACAATGGAAAAATATTGATTTGTTAGTTAATAATGCAGGTTTGGCTGTAGGTATATCTACAGTACAAGAAGGTGTTATAGATGACTGGGAAAGAATGATTGATACTAATATAAAGGGATTGCTGTATATTACTCGTGCAATTAGTCCGTTAATGATAACAAGAAAACAGGGGCATATTGTTAATATTACCTCTATTGCAGGAAAAGAAGTATATCCTGGTGGTAATGTTTATTGTGCTACCAAGCATGCAGCCGATGCCCTAACCAAGGGAATGAGAATAGATATGTTACCTCACAATATTAAAGTTTCGTCTATTGCACCTGGTATGGTTGAAACTGAATTCTCAATTGTAAGGTTTAAAGGAGATGAAAATAAAGCAGATCAAGTTTACGATGGCTTTGTACCTTTATACGCCGAGGATATAGCAGAAACACTCCTTTTTATTGCAAGTCGTCCTGCACATGTTAACATAAATGACATCTTAATAATGCCAACGGCTCAAGCTTCGGCGCGCGATGTAAATAAACAATAATTAATAATTGAAATTATGGCTTATCCAAACCTTTAAGTTGAATAAGTCATATTTTTTTATTTTACACTTATATTTTAAACTACTATTTTACGATAGAATTAAAATATCATTAAAATAATTTACTTAATAAAAGCTTTAAGCTTACTTAAAAGCAATTCCCTTTTAATAGGTTTCGAAATGTAATCATCACAGCCAAAATCTAGTGCTTTACTTTTATCACCATTCATGGCATAAGCTGTTTGAGCAATAATGGTTAAATTGGGCCTAAATTTCTTTATTTCAATGGTTGCTTCCATGCCATCAACTTCTGGCATTCGCATATCCATTAAAATTAAATCGATCTCCTCAATTTCTTTACACATACGAATAGCTTCAGCTCCATTTTCAGCTCTAATTACCTTATATTTACTTCTTTTTAATATTGCTTCGATAAGACGATAATTAGAAAGCTCATCTTCGGCAACTAATATCGTTGGGTATTCTACATTTTCTTTTTCCACTTTCTTTTGTTCTATAGGTTCTTTAGAAAGAATACAGTCTAAAATTAAGGTAAAAGTTGATCCACTATTTGGTTCAGATTCCACCTCAATTCTACCACCTAACATATCCATAATTTTTTTCGATATGGCCAATCCCATTCCTGTTCCTCCAAAAGTCCTTGTTATTGTATCATCAACTTGTCTAAATTTTTCAAAAATTATATCTTTTTTATCCTTTTCTATGCCTACTCCGGTATCCTTCACATACAGCTTTAAGCTTCCGTTACTTACATAATATCCAAACTCGACTACTCCCTCATTTGTAAATTTAAGTCCATTTTTAAATAGATTCATCACAACATGAAGTAACCTCTGAAAATCTGTTTTTACAAGAATTTTTTTAAAATTAGCTGGGGTCGTAAATTTCAATTCTAATCGATCTTTATTTTCGAGTCGTTGTTTTTCTATGGCTTGTTTCTTAACCTCTTCGAAGAAATTCACCATCAAAAACTCGGTTTCTGATTTTGCCATTCCTCCAGATTCTATCATTGTAAAATTTAAAATATCATCAATAATTCCAAATAATTGATTTCCACTTTTATTAATTAGCTGAACAAATTCCAGAATCTCATCTATTTGCATAGAATCATTACATAAATTTGAGAATCCAATAACAGCATTTAATGGCGTTCTTAGTTCGTGAGAAACATTGGCTAAAAAAGCTGATTTCATTCGATCTGATTCTTCAGCCTTATTCTTTGCTTCTAGTAAATCCTTTTCAAACTTC
This genomic interval from uncultured Marinifilum sp. contains the following:
- a CDS encoding SDR family NAD(P)-dependent oxidoreductase — encoded protein: MNKIAFITGATAGIGEACALKLAKNGFDLIISGRREKKLLSLEEKLISENQCKVHSLVLDVRNQDEVNNKIKSLPKQWKNIDLLVNNAGLAVGISTVQEGVIDDWERMIDTNIKGLLYITRAISPLMITRKQGHIVNITSIAGKEVYPGGNVYCATKHAADALTKGMRIDMLPHNIKVSSIAPGMVETEFSIVRFKGDENKADQVYDGFVPLYAEDIAETLLFIASRPAHVNINDILIMPTAQASARDVNKQ
- a CDS encoding porin family protein; this encodes MKKILLILLCLFSLTSVFSQSRYKPESILNYQKVDQKWLHFGFTLALNNMDFALYNSGRTDARAEQVTFSPGFSVGIVSDLRLHENWSLRFLPGLEFGERTIKYSNLPEKEVTVESVLVNLPLMLKYRARRLNNYRPYLIGGASYKIDVQSQDALDPDNNMLVRLNTSDFYLELGAGIDFYLPYFKLATELKFAVGLRDILNHNYDVDNPGYEAYTDAIRGMNSKVITLSFHFE
- the purL gene encoding phosphoribosylformylglycinamidine synthase subunit PurL, with the protein product MENQDVSIQLAEDIGINKDLYNKITDNLGRTPNLLELKIYAVLWSENVSYKSSSKWINILPNKGENIISGARESSAGVVDLGNEECCVFKMGTHNHPSGIDPYQGAATCVGDVCRDVVSLGAKPMVVLSSLRFGEASLDRTKWLMDEITKGIHDYSKKVYAEEIGSEVFYNSSYDTNPLVNIMIAGLIHKDKLLYKRKLEAGHSIFIVGNPTGSEGVYGQDESFSIPKGNPVLGNLLIEAVLELNEKDALVRVENMDMAGVISSCSIISANAKMGVDINLNNIPLSQEGMSIEQVLLSRTQERLMLVVEKEQKDLVKKAFAKRNILCEEIGSITKNENIRIFENSKLIAEIVNRDLIMGFGAPQTDRKFYSEQKETSIDYMENIPEPDNYWKVINKMVNNPNLVVKEYLQGFMEDRHNSPSDAQITNLGSKDKTLCFTASGNSIYSHNNPNIGAQINVARAVRRIICSGGKPLALNDCLNFGSPLEEDVHSQFVETVNGIATASKLFNIPVVGGNVSFYNESSVLGKRKPIKPTPVIAMMGILPVRENHMSYMFRNKGEMIFIIGKSRNDIAGSEYLCSYHNKCEVGIPSFNIEEEKEINAIIEKLIKSKLICSAHSVERGGLFFNLIESAMPLGLGFDITSPAEIRKDAFLFGESQGRVVVSVSMENEDDFVDMMMESGLSFSTLGHVTKRELRIDDISYGYIDEYKKVYRNNTVG
- the ubiE gene encoding bifunctional demethylmenaquinone methyltransferase/2-methoxy-6-polyprenyl-1,4-benzoquinol methylase UbiE produces the protein MVNPYKDLDKGKKAQVALMFNNIARKYDLLNHLLSMGIDKLWRRKAVKLLKPLQPKRILDIATGTGDFALANLKLNPDKVIGIDISTEMLAVGRTKIAKKNLSHKIELFEGDSENIQFKDNSFDAITVAFGVRNFENLEKGLQEMNRVVRPGGKVVVLEFSKPRNFPVKQIYNFYFFRILPFWGKLVSKDASAYTYLPESVDAFPDGEAFLKIYKRCGFVETKQIKLSFGIASIYMGTKSEQ